Proteins from a single region of Streptomyces vinaceus:
- a CDS encoding GAF domain-containing sensor histidine kinase, producing the protein MFGGPRGGLAAVSTALLAMSRRLEVRDVLRTIVVSARELLDAEYAALGVPDDHGGFAQFVVDGISEEQWRRIGPLPRQHGILAAMLHQDGPERLADVREDPRFEGWPPAHPEMSDFLGRPVRDGEETLGALFLANKRSPGGFTEEDEELLALLAQHAAIALTNARLYERSRELTIAEERSRLAHELHDAVAQKLFSLRLTAQAAAALVDRDPARAKGELQQVAALAAEAADELRSAVTELRPAGLDEDGLVATLRDQIHVLDRAHTAHVTFACDGVRALPATQEEALLRVAQEALHNALRHSGGDRVEVALARRAAGAVLTVTDNGRGFSPSSVRAAGRHLGLVSMRDRAGGVGGRLTVHSEPGTGTTIEMEVPGG; encoded by the coding sequence GTGTTCGGCGGCCCCCGCGGCGGCCTCGCCGCCGTCAGCACCGCGCTGCTCGCCATGAGCCGCCGGCTGGAGGTCCGCGACGTCCTGCGCACGATCGTCGTCTCCGCCCGCGAGCTGCTCGACGCCGAGTACGCGGCCCTGGGCGTCCCGGACGACCACGGCGGCTTCGCCCAGTTCGTCGTGGACGGCATCAGCGAGGAGCAGTGGCGCCGGATCGGCCCCCTGCCCCGCCAGCACGGCATCCTCGCCGCGATGCTCCACCAGGACGGCCCCGAGCGACTGGCCGACGTACGCGAGGACCCCCGCTTCGAAGGCTGGCCCCCCGCCCACCCCGAGATGTCCGACTTCCTCGGCCGGCCCGTCCGTGACGGCGAGGAGACCCTCGGCGCCCTCTTCCTCGCCAACAAGAGGAGCCCCGGCGGCTTCACCGAGGAGGACGAGGAGCTCCTCGCCCTCCTCGCCCAGCACGCCGCGATCGCCCTCACCAACGCCCGGCTCTACGAGCGCAGCCGCGAGCTCACCATCGCCGAGGAGCGCTCCCGCCTCGCCCACGAGCTGCACGACGCCGTCGCCCAGAAGCTCTTCTCGCTGCGCCTCACCGCCCAGGCCGCCGCCGCCCTCGTCGACCGCGACCCCGCCCGCGCCAAGGGCGAGCTCCAGCAGGTCGCCGCCCTCGCCGCCGAGGCCGCCGACGAGCTGCGCTCCGCCGTGACCGAGCTCCGCCCGGCCGGCCTCGACGAGGACGGCCTGGTCGCCACCCTCCGCGACCAGATCCACGTACTCGACCGCGCCCACACCGCACACGTCACCTTCGCCTGTGACGGCGTACGGGCCCTCCCGGCGACCCAGGAGGAGGCGCTGCTCCGCGTCGCCCAGGAGGCCCTCCACAACGCCCTGCGGCACTCCGGCGGCGACCGCGTCGAGGTCGCCCTCGCCCGCCGGGCCGCCGGAGCGGTCCTGACCGTCACGGACAACGGAAGGGGCTTCTCCCCCTCCTCCGTCCGCGCGGCCGGACGCCACCTCGGCCTCGTCTCCATGCGGGACAGGGCCGGCGGCGTCGGCGGCCGCCTCACCGTGCACTCGGAGCCCGGTACGGGCACCACGATCGAGATGGAGGTCCCCGGTGGCTGA
- a CDS encoding response regulator, translating into MADTPIRVLLVDDHQVVRRGLRTFLEVQDDIEVVGEAADGDEGVTRAEELRPDVILMDVKMPGTDGIEALRRLRALANPARVLIVTSFTEQRTVVPALRGGAAGYVYKDIDPEALAGAIRSVHAGHVLLQPEVADALLSQEGPPSPGRAGSLTEREREVLSLIADGRSNREIARALVLSEKTVKTHVSNILMKLDLADRTQAALWAVRHGITD; encoded by the coding sequence GTGGCTGACACGCCCATCCGCGTCCTGTTGGTGGACGACCACCAGGTGGTCCGCCGCGGCCTGCGCACGTTCCTGGAGGTCCAGGACGACATCGAGGTGGTCGGGGAGGCCGCCGACGGGGACGAGGGCGTGACCCGCGCCGAGGAGCTGCGGCCCGACGTGATCCTGATGGACGTCAAGATGCCGGGCACCGACGGCATCGAGGCCCTGCGCAGGCTGCGCGCGCTGGCGAACCCGGCGCGGGTGCTGATCGTCACCAGCTTCACCGAGCAGCGGACCGTGGTCCCGGCCCTGCGGGGCGGCGCCGCCGGGTACGTCTACAAGGACATCGACCCCGAGGCGCTCGCCGGGGCCATCCGCTCCGTCCACGCCGGGCACGTACTGCTCCAGCCCGAGGTGGCCGACGCCCTGCTCTCCCAGGAGGGACCCCCCTCGCCCGGCCGGGCCGGCTCCCTGACCGAGCGGGAGCGGGAAGTGCTGTCCCTGATCGCGGACGGCCGGTCCAACCGGGAGATCGCCCGCGCGCTCGTCCTGTCCGAGAAGACGGTCAAGACGCACGTCTCCAACATCCTCATGAAGCTGGACCTCGCGGACCGCACGCAGGCCGCGTTGTGGGCGGTCAGGCACGGGATCACGGACTGA
- a CDS encoding chaplin, with protein sequence MKNIKKATAVTVIAGGLLAAGAGVSSAHGGASAEGQAVGSPGVVSGNQVQVPVHVPVNVVGNAVTVIGLLNGAWGNTGVNA encoded by the coding sequence GTGAAGAACATCAAGAAGGCCACTGCCGTCACCGTGATCGCAGGCGGCCTCCTTGCCGCGGGTGCCGGAGTCTCCTCGGCGCACGGCGGTGCGTCGGCCGAGGGCCAGGCCGTGGGCTCGCCCGGCGTCGTCTCCGGGAACCAGGTCCAGGTCCCCGTCCACGTCCCCGTGAACGTGGTCGGCAACGCGGTCACCGTGATCGGCCTGCTGAACGGCGCCTGGGGCAACACCGGCGTGAACGCCTGA
- a CDS encoding ABC transporter ATP-binding protein, with amino-acid sequence MSDVLELVDVSVVREGRALVDQVSWSVKEGERWVILGPNGAGKTTLLNLASSYLFPTKGAATILGSTLGKPGSDVFELRPRIGVAGIALADKLPKRQTVLQTVLTAAYGMTATWQEEYEEIDEQRALAFLDRLGMTDYLDRKFGTLSEGERKRTLIARALMTDPELLLLDEPAAGLDLGGREDLVRRLGRLARDPLAPSMAMVTHHVEEIAPGFTHVLMIRQGKVVTAGPIDLELTSRNLSLCFGLPLVVERNDSDRWTAQGLPLR; translated from the coding sequence ATGAGCGATGTTCTGGAGCTGGTGGACGTATCCGTGGTCCGCGAGGGCCGGGCTCTGGTGGACCAGGTCTCCTGGTCGGTGAAGGAGGGGGAGCGCTGGGTGATCCTCGGCCCCAACGGCGCCGGCAAGACCACGCTGCTGAACCTCGCCTCCAGCTACCTCTTCCCCACCAAGGGCGCCGCCACCATCCTCGGCAGCACCCTCGGCAAGCCCGGCAGCGACGTCTTCGAGCTGCGCCCGCGCATCGGCGTCGCCGGCATCGCGCTCGCCGACAAGCTCCCCAAGCGCCAGACCGTGCTCCAGACCGTCCTCACCGCCGCGTACGGCATGACGGCGACCTGGCAGGAGGAGTACGAGGAGATCGACGAGCAGCGCGCCCTCGCCTTCCTCGACCGCCTCGGCATGACCGACTACCTCGACCGGAAGTTCGGCACCCTCTCCGAGGGCGAGCGCAAGCGCACCCTGATCGCCCGCGCCCTGATGACCGACCCCGAGCTCCTCCTGCTCGACGAGCCCGCCGCCGGCCTCGACCTCGGCGGCCGCGAGGACCTCGTGCGCCGCCTCGGCCGCCTCGCCCGCGACCCGCTCGCGCCGTCCATGGCGATGGTCACGCACCACGTCGAGGAGATCGCCCCCGGCTTCACCCACGTCCTGATGATCCGCCAGGGCAAGGTCGTCACCGCGGGCCCGATCGACCTGGAGCTGACCTCGCGCAACCTCTCGCTGTGCTTCGGCCTCCCCCTGGTCGTCGAGCGCAACGACAGCGACCGCTGGACCGCCCAGGGCCTCCCGCTGCGCTAG
- a CDS encoding NfeD family protein — protein sequence MNIDAWLWWLIGAVGLGIPLVLTAMPEFGMFAVGAVAAAVTAAFGGGAVAQVLVFVIVSVALIAVVRSIANHHREQRPQHRTGIDALKGRSALVLERVDGSGGRIKLAGEIWSARTLDADSSFEPGQQVDVVEIDGATAIVM from the coding sequence GTGAACATCGACGCGTGGCTTTGGTGGCTCATCGGCGCGGTCGGACTGGGCATCCCCCTCGTCCTGACGGCGATGCCCGAGTTCGGCATGTTCGCCGTCGGCGCGGTCGCGGCCGCCGTCACCGCGGCCTTCGGCGGGGGAGCGGTCGCCCAGGTCCTCGTCTTCGTGATCGTGTCGGTGGCGCTCATCGCCGTCGTCCGCTCTATCGCCAACCACCATCGCGAACAGCGCCCCCAACACCGCACCGGAATCGACGCGTTGAAGGGCAGGAGCGCACTCGTCCTCGAACGCGTCGACGGCAGCGGAGGCCGGATCAAACTCGCCGGCGAGATCTGGTCCGCCCGCACCCTCGACGCGGACAGCAGCTTCGAACCGGGCCAGCAGGTGGACGTCGTGGAGATCGACGGGGCCACTGCGATCGTCATGTGA
- a CDS encoding SPFH domain-containing protein → MQPIIIVLIILVVLVFIALVKTIQVIPQASAAIVERFGRYTRTLNAGLNIVVPFIDSIRNRIDLREQVVPFPPQPVITQDNLVVNIDTVIYYQVTDARAATYEVASYIQAIEQLTVTTLRNIIGGMDLERTLTSREEINAALRGVLDEATGKWGIRVNRVELKAIEPPTSIQDSMEKQMRADRDKRAAILQAEGVRQSEILRAEGEKQSSILRAEGEAKAAALKAEGEAQAIRTVFESIHAGDADQKLLAYQYLQMLPKIAEGDANKLWIVPSEIGDALKGLSGAMGNFGPMGGGSGFNPQNTGKDGGDGTGAADKAAAERREQPPID, encoded by the coding sequence ATGCAACCGATCATCATCGTCCTGATCATTCTGGTGGTTCTGGTCTTCATCGCACTGGTCAAGACGATCCAGGTGATCCCGCAGGCCAGCGCCGCCATCGTCGAACGCTTCGGCCGCTACACGCGCACCCTCAACGCGGGCCTCAACATCGTCGTCCCGTTCATCGACTCGATCCGCAACCGCATCGACCTGCGCGAGCAGGTCGTCCCGTTCCCGCCGCAGCCGGTCATCACCCAGGACAACCTGGTCGTCAACATCGACACGGTCATCTACTACCAGGTGACCGACGCGCGGGCCGCTACGTACGAGGTCGCCAGCTACATCCAGGCCATCGAGCAGCTCACCGTCACCACCCTGCGCAACATCATCGGCGGCATGGACCTGGAGCGGACCCTGACCTCCCGCGAGGAGATCAACGCGGCCCTGCGCGGAGTCCTCGACGAGGCAACCGGCAAGTGGGGCATCCGCGTCAACCGCGTCGAGCTCAAGGCGATCGAGCCGCCGACCTCCATCCAGGACTCGATGGAGAAGCAGATGCGCGCCGACCGCGACAAGCGCGCAGCGATCCTCCAGGCCGAGGGTGTCCGGCAGTCCGAGATCCTGCGGGCCGAGGGTGAGAAGCAGTCCTCCATCCTGCGCGCCGAAGGTGAGGCCAAGGCCGCCGCACTGAAGGCCGAGGGCGAGGCGCAGGCCATCCGTACGGTCTTCGAATCCATCCACGCCGGAGACGCCGACCAGAAGCTCCTCGCCTACCAGTACCTCCAGATGCTCCCGAAGATCGCCGAAGGCGACGCCAACAAGCTCTGGATCGTGCCCAGCGAGATCGGAGACGCCCTCAAGGGCCTCTCGGGAGCCATGGGCAACTTCGGCCCCATGGGCGGAGGTTCGGGCTTCAACCCGCAGAACACCGGCAAGGACGGCGGCGACGGCACCGGCGCCGCCGACAAGGCCGCCGCCGAGCGCCGCGAGCAGCCCCCCATCGACTGA
- a CDS encoding sulfite exporter TauE/SafE family protein → MSPWESLAVFAAGVGAGTINTIVGSGTLITFPVLLATGLPPVTANVSNTLGLVPGAVSGAIGYRKELQGQRARIMRLGAVSLVGGLAGAVLLVTLPSDSFDTIVPILIAVALVLVVLQPRLAAALRRRQEATGTEPGHPDGGSALLTGMLLSSAYGGYFGAAQGVLYVGLMGLLLHEELQRINAVKNVLAALVNGIAAVFFLFVAEFDWTAVLLIAVGSTLGGQIGAKVGRRLSPTVLRAVIVVVGVIAIVQLLLR, encoded by the coding sequence ATGTCCCCCTGGGAATCGCTCGCGGTGTTCGCGGCCGGCGTCGGCGCCGGCACGATCAACACCATCGTCGGCTCCGGCACCCTCATCACCTTCCCGGTGCTGCTCGCCACCGGACTCCCGCCGGTCACCGCCAACGTGTCCAACACCCTCGGCCTGGTGCCCGGCGCCGTCAGCGGAGCCATCGGCTACCGCAAGGAGCTCCAGGGCCAGCGCGCCCGCATCATGCGGCTCGGCGCCGTCTCCCTCGTCGGGGGGCTCGCCGGCGCCGTCCTGCTCGTCACCCTGCCGTCGGACTCCTTCGACACGATCGTGCCGATCCTCATCGCGGTCGCCCTCGTGCTCGTCGTCCTCCAGCCCCGGCTCGCCGCAGCCCTGCGCAGGCGCCAGGAAGCCACCGGCACGGAGCCCGGACACCCCGACGGCGGCTCGGCCCTGCTCACCGGGATGCTGCTCTCCAGCGCGTACGGGGGCTACTTCGGCGCAGCCCAGGGCGTGCTCTACGTCGGGCTGATGGGCCTGCTGCTCCACGAGGAACTGCAACGCATCAACGCCGTCAAGAACGTCCTCGCCGCCCTCGTCAACGGCATCGCGGCCGTCTTCTTCCTCTTCGTCGCCGAGTTCGACTGGACGGCCGTGCTGCTGATCGCCGTCGGCTCCACCCTCGGCGGCCAGATCGGCGCCAAGGTCGGCCGCCGCCTGTCCCCGACCGTGCTCCGCGCGGTCATCGTCGTGGTCGGCGTGATCGCCATCGTCCAGTTGCTGCTCCGCTGA
- a CDS encoding HNH endonuclease, whose protein sequence is MRDTLVLNASFEPLSTVTLNRAVVLVLQDKAVVEQSHPELRVRGASMDLPLPRVIRLCRYVRVPFRRHAPWSRRGVLVRDQHRCAYCGKRATTVDHVLPRAQGGGDTWLNTVASCAEDNHRKAARTPEEAGMPLLRKPFVPSPADAMLLALGVGGQDVLPEWLERSA, encoded by the coding sequence ATGCGGGACACGCTGGTGCTGAATGCGAGCTTCGAGCCGCTGTCGACGGTGACGCTGAACCGGGCTGTGGTCCTGGTCCTTCAGGACAAGGCCGTGGTCGAGCAGTCGCACCCCGAACTGCGTGTGCGCGGTGCCTCCATGGATCTTCCGCTGCCCCGGGTGATCAGGCTGTGCCGGTACGTACGGGTGCCGTTCCGAAGACATGCTCCCTGGTCGCGGAGGGGGGTGCTGGTCCGGGACCAGCACCGTTGCGCGTACTGCGGGAAGCGCGCGACGACCGTGGACCACGTACTGCCGCGGGCGCAGGGTGGTGGGGACACGTGGCTGAACACGGTGGCCTCCTGTGCCGAGGACAACCACCGCAAGGCGGCCCGGACTCCGGAGGAGGCGGGGATGCCGCTCCTGCGCAAGCCCTTCGTGCCGTCTCCGGCGGACGCCATGCTGCTGGCCCTGGGGGTCGGCGGGCAGGACGTCCTGCCGGAGTGGCTGGAGCGTTCCGCCTAG
- a CDS encoding YbhB/YbcL family Raf kinase inhibitor-like protein has translation MAEQNRAPLPHDFHPRVHAFSVESADLEPGGELGDAQVLKGGNVSPHLRWEGFPEGTKSFAVTCFDPDAPTGSGFWHWVLFDLPASVTELPAGAGSGKFEGLPAGAVHVRNDYGTRDFGGAAPPAGERHRYVFTVYAVDQEKLGPGADASPAVVGFNLRFHSLGRAQLIGEYEAPAG, from the coding sequence GTGGCCGAGCAGAACAGGGCGCCCCTTCCCCACGATTTCCACCCCCGGGTGCACGCGTTCTCCGTGGAGAGCGCGGATCTCGAACCCGGTGGTGAGCTGGGTGACGCCCAGGTGCTGAAGGGCGGCAACGTCTCCCCGCACCTGCGGTGGGAGGGTTTCCCGGAAGGGACGAAGAGCTTCGCCGTGACGTGCTTCGACCCGGATGCCCCGACGGGCAGCGGCTTCTGGCACTGGGTGCTCTTCGATCTGCCCGCGTCGGTCACCGAGCTGCCGGCGGGGGCGGGCAGCGGGAAGTTCGAGGGGCTGCCCGCCGGGGCCGTGCACGTACGGAACGACTACGGCACGCGGGACTTCGGCGGGGCGGCTCCGCCGGCCGGGGAGCGGCACCGCTACGTGTTCACCGTGTACGCGGTGGACCAGGAGAAGCTGGGTCCCGGTGCGGACGCCTCGCCGGCGGTCGTCGGATTCAATCTGCGGTTCCACTCGTTGGGACGGGCGCAGCTGATCGGTGAGTACGAGGCCCCCGCGGGCTGA
- a CDS encoding sporulation protein, protein MGFKKLFAALGAGGASVDTIITEPNVVPGGIVQGEVRIQGGSVEQQIEGLSVGLQARVEVEGNDQEYKQDIVFTKQRLGGAFQVQAGALHVVPFGLEIPWETPITHFGGQHLHGMNIGVSTELEIARAVDAGDLDPINVHPVPAQQAILDAFRQLGFSFRSADMERGHIRGTRQTLPFYQEIEFLPPSQYRGLNQVELTFVSDGREMDVVLEMDKKSGLFSEGSDTYRCFQVGLQSYQGTDWAAYLNQWIASVGSQRNWF, encoded by the coding sequence ATGGGGTTCAAGAAGCTGTTCGCGGCGCTGGGTGCCGGCGGTGCTTCGGTGGACACGATCATCACCGAGCCGAACGTCGTGCCGGGCGGGATCGTCCAGGGCGAGGTCCGCATCCAGGGCGGTTCCGTGGAGCAGCAGATCGAGGGCCTGTCGGTCGGTCTCCAGGCGCGGGTGGAGGTGGAGGGGAACGACCAGGAGTACAAGCAGGACATCGTCTTCACCAAGCAGCGCCTCGGCGGTGCCTTCCAGGTGCAGGCGGGCGCCCTGCACGTGGTGCCGTTCGGTCTGGAGATCCCGTGGGAGACGCCGATCACCCACTTCGGGGGCCAGCACCTGCACGGGATGAACATCGGGGTCAGCACGGAGCTGGAGATCGCGCGCGCGGTGGACGCCGGCGACCTCGACCCGATCAACGTGCACCCGGTGCCGGCGCAGCAGGCGATCCTCGACGCCTTCCGTCAGCTGGGCTTCAGCTTCCGCAGCGCGGACATGGAGCGCGGGCACATCCGCGGGACCCGCCAGACGCTGCCGTTCTACCAGGAGATCGAGTTCCTGCCGCCGTCGCAGTACCGCGGGCTGAACCAGGTCGAGCTGACCTTCGTCTCGGACGGCCGTGAGATGGACGTCGTGCTGGAGATGGACAAGAAGTCGGGGCTGTTCTCCGAGGGCAGCGACACCTACCGCTGCTTCCAGGTGGGGCTGCAGTCGTACCAGGGGACCGACTGGGCGGCGTACCTCAACCAGTGGATCGCGTCCGTGGGTTCGCAGCGCAACTGGTTCTAG
- a CDS encoding DNA-3-methyladenine glycosylase, whose product MSARPDRTPLARSFFDRPVLTVAPDLLGRILVRRTPEGPMELRITEVEAYEGEADPGSHAYRGRTQRNASMFGPPGHAYVYFIYGMWFSLNLVCGPPGHASGVLLRAGEITVGADLARKRRLSARSDRELAKGPARLATALSVDRSLDGTDLCDGPDSPLALLTGTATSSDLVSNGPRTGVGGAGADHPYRYWITHDPTVSPYRPHAPRRRST is encoded by the coding sequence ATGAGCGCGCGCCCCGACCGTACGCCCCTGGCCCGGTCCTTCTTCGACCGGCCGGTCCTCACCGTGGCCCCGGACCTCCTCGGCCGGATCCTGGTCCGCCGTACCCCCGAGGGCCCCATGGAACTGCGCATCACGGAGGTGGAGGCGTACGAGGGGGAGGCCGACCCGGGCTCCCACGCCTACCGCGGCCGCACCCAGCGCAACGCGTCGATGTTCGGTCCGCCCGGACACGCGTACGTGTACTTCATCTACGGGATGTGGTTCAGCCTGAACCTCGTGTGCGGTCCGCCGGGGCACGCGAGCGGGGTGCTGCTGCGCGCGGGCGAGATCACCGTGGGCGCGGATCTGGCTCGCAAACGTCGGCTTTCAGCCAGAAGCGACCGAGAACTGGCCAAAGGCCCGGCCCGGCTGGCCACCGCTCTGTCGGTCGACCGCTCCCTGGACGGCACCGACCTCTGTGACGGCCCCGATTCCCCCCTGGCACTCCTGACGGGCACCGCCACCTCGTCCGACCTGGTGAGCAACGGTCCGCGCACGGGAGTCGGCGGCGCCGGCGCGGATCACCCGTACCGCTACTGGATCACGCACGACCCCACGGTGAGCCCGTACCGACCCCATGCGCCACGCCGCCGTTCAACTTGA
- a CDS encoding tetratricopeptide repeat protein, translating to MSLPKGLAEEVSRNLVMVARLIDEDPEQAYAYSRIALRLASRVAAVREAAGFAAYATQKYSEALAEFRAAKRMTGSVELWPVMADCERGLGRPERALAMAGEPEVQKLDKAGQVEMRLVAAGARRDMGQLDAAIVTLQSPELASNSVQPWTARLRYAYADALLAAGREDEAREWFAKTVEADKDGAMDASDRLAELDGVEFVDALGGDEPDDVDADDEDDEQDAAEVAAAERASDQAEYYDEDDEEYEPLEGSASDADVDVTDEIAVVEDEDDEQDRDKA from the coding sequence CTGAGCCTGCCCAAGGGGCTGGCCGAGGAGGTCTCCCGCAACCTGGTCATGGTGGCCCGGCTGATCGACGAGGACCCGGAGCAGGCGTACGCGTACTCGCGCATCGCCCTGCGCCTGGCCTCCCGCGTCGCCGCCGTGCGCGAGGCCGCCGGCTTCGCCGCGTACGCCACGCAGAAGTACAGCGAGGCGCTCGCCGAGTTCCGCGCCGCCAAGCGCATGACCGGCTCCGTCGAGCTGTGGCCCGTCATGGCCGACTGCGAGCGCGGCCTCGGCCGCCCCGAGCGCGCGCTGGCCATGGCCGGCGAGCCCGAGGTGCAGAAGCTGGACAAGGCCGGCCAGGTCGAGATGCGCCTGGTCGCCGCCGGTGCCCGCCGGGACATGGGGCAGCTCGACGCCGCCATCGTGACCCTGCAGAGCCCGGAGCTGGCCTCCAACTCCGTGCAGCCGTGGACCGCACGCCTGCGGTACGCCTACGCCGACGCCCTGCTGGCCGCCGGCCGTGAGGACGAGGCCCGCGAGTGGTTCGCCAAGACGGTCGAGGCGGACAAGGACGGCGCGATGGACGCCTCCGACCGGCTCGCCGAGCTGGACGGGGTCGAGTTCGTCGACGCGCTCGGCGGCGATGAGCCGGACGACGTCGACGCCGACGACGAGGACGACGAGCAGGACGCCGCCGAGGTGGCCGCCGCCGAGCGCGCCTCCGACCAGGCCGAGTACTACGACGAGGACGACGAGGAGTACGAGCCCCTGGAGGGGTCCGCTTCCGACGCCGACGTCGACGTCACCGACGAGATCGCCGTCGTCGAGGACGAGGACGACGAGCAGGACCGTGACAAGGCCTGA
- a CDS encoding DUF1015 family protein: protein MTTSGTADDGLRLIPFHGLRYDPERVGSLAAVTSPPYDVVVRPDGVDHLESADPHNIVRLILPQADTPAERNEQAAHTLHDWLSKGVLSADPEPALYVYEQRKGSVLQRGVIGALALSKPDAGIVLPHEDVMPDVVTDRAGLMRAASANLEPLLLTYLGGDPAAGATAVVERTAARPPLLATTTEDGFRHRLWAITDPADLAAVTTDLGHRQALIADGHHRWATYLRLQEEHQSPTDWDFGLVLLVDTARYPLQVRAIHRMLRRLPVADALAAVEGHFLVRPVEGPLPLALEALADAAERGNAFLLAGDGTFHLVTDPDLDLLERTVRRDRPEAWRRLDATVLHATLLDTLWRIPDAPDQITYIHDAAATVAMAERHGGTAVLLHPVREAVVRDLARQGVTMPRKSTSFGPKPATGLVLRSLD, encoded by the coding sequence ATGACCACATCTGGTACCGCGGACGACGGGCTGCGCCTGATCCCCTTCCATGGACTGCGCTATGACCCGGAGCGCGTCGGCAGCCTCGCCGCCGTCACCTCACCGCCGTACGACGTGGTCGTGCGGCCCGACGGCGTCGACCACCTGGAGTCCGCCGACCCGCACAACATCGTCCGCCTGATCCTCCCCCAGGCCGACACTCCCGCCGAGCGCAACGAACAGGCCGCGCACACCCTGCACGACTGGCTCTCCAAGGGCGTCCTCAGCGCCGACCCCGAGCCCGCGCTGTACGTCTACGAGCAGCGCAAGGGCAGCGTGCTCCAGCGCGGCGTGATCGGCGCCCTGGCCCTCTCGAAGCCCGACGCCGGCATCGTCCTGCCGCACGAGGACGTCATGCCCGACGTGGTCACCGACCGGGCCGGTCTCATGCGGGCCGCTTCGGCCAATCTTGAACCGCTCCTGCTCACCTACCTCGGCGGCGACCCCGCGGCCGGCGCGACGGCGGTCGTCGAGCGGACCGCCGCCCGCCCGCCGCTGCTGGCCACCACCACCGAGGACGGCTTCCGGCACCGGCTCTGGGCCATCACCGACCCGGCCGACCTGGCCGCCGTCACCACCGATCTCGGCCACCGCCAGGCCCTCATCGCCGACGGCCACCACCGCTGGGCGACGTACCTGCGCCTCCAGGAGGAGCACCAGTCCCCCACCGACTGGGACTTCGGCCTGGTCCTCCTCGTCGACACCGCCCGCTACCCGCTCCAGGTCCGCGCCATCCACCGGATGCTGCGCCGCCTCCCCGTCGCGGACGCCCTGGCCGCCGTGGAGGGCCACTTCCTGGTCCGCCCGGTGGAGGGACCTCTGCCGCTCGCCCTGGAGGCCCTCGCCGACGCCGCGGAGCGCGGCAACGCCTTCCTCCTGGCCGGCGACGGCACCTTCCACCTGGTCACCGACCCGGACCTGGACCTGCTGGAGCGCACCGTACGGCGCGACCGCCCCGAGGCCTGGCGCCGGCTGGACGCTACCGTCCTGCACGCGACGCTCCTGGACACCCTGTGGCGGATCCCGGACGCCCCGGACCAGATCACCTACATCCACGACGCGGCGGCCACCGTCGCCATGGCCGAGCGCCACGGCGGCACCGCGGTCCTGTTGCACCCCGTACGGGAGGCGGTCGTCCGGGACCTGGCCCGCCAGGGCGTCACGATGCCCCGCAAGTCGACCTCGTTCGGCCCGAAGCCGGCCACCGGCCTGGTCCTGCGCAGCCTCGACTGA